Proteins encoded by one window of Streptomyces sp. ALI-76-A:
- a CDS encoding ATP/GTP-binding protein, translated as MDSKPSSSETTANGTIYLSDAVTTAAKILVVGHFAVGKTTFIGSLSEITPLRTEEKMTQASVHVDDLRGVPDKVTTTVALDFGRLTLTEELVLYLFGTPGQQRFMQLWEDMARGALGALLLVDPARLEETFPVIDLIDEYGLEYAIAVNTFNAQQHFDEAEIREALDLLPDTPVVYCDARDQRSSANALIALVRHLLDRAA; from the coding sequence ATGGACTCGAAACCCTCATCGTCTGAGACGACCGCGAACGGCACGATCTACCTCTCCGACGCGGTGACCACCGCCGCCAAGATCCTGGTCGTGGGTCATTTCGCGGTGGGCAAGACCACCTTCATCGGCTCGCTGTCGGAGATCACGCCGCTGCGGACGGAGGAGAAGATGACGCAGGCGTCCGTGCACGTGGACGACCTGCGGGGCGTACCGGACAAGGTCACCACCACGGTGGCCCTGGACTTCGGCCGGCTGACGCTGACCGAGGAACTCGTGCTCTACCTGTTCGGCACGCCCGGACAGCAGCGCTTCATGCAGCTGTGGGAGGACATGGCCCGCGGCGCGCTCGGCGCGCTGCTGCTGGTCGACCCCGCCCGGCTGGAGGAGACGTTCCCGGTCATCGACCTGATCGACGAGTACGGGCTCGAGTACGCCATCGCCGTCAACACCTTCAACGCGCAGCAGCACTTCGACGAGGCGGAGATCCGCGAGGCCCTCGACCTGCTGCCCGACACCCCCGTCGTCTACTGCGACGCCCGCGACCAGCGGTCGTCCGCGAACGCGCTGATCGCACTGGTCCGCCACCTGCTCGATCGCGCGGCCTGA
- a CDS encoding DUF742 domain-containing protein has product MTSPGEEAPVTSDFVRSYVITGGRRLPSADDLALHTLVTLAPDRELPLGAGPEVRAIWELCGGGYLSVAEVAGHLGLPVGVARLLLTDLAEQGHLLRRSEPARAQLADRETLEKVLHGLETLIV; this is encoded by the coding sequence ATGACCAGCCCCGGCGAGGAAGCGCCGGTCACCAGCGACTTCGTCCGGTCCTACGTCATCACCGGCGGCCGGCGGCTGCCGTCGGCGGACGACCTGGCACTGCACACCCTGGTCACCCTGGCTCCCGACCGCGAGCTGCCGCTCGGGGCGGGCCCCGAGGTACGGGCCATCTGGGAACTGTGCGGGGGCGGCTACCTGTCCGTGGCGGAGGTGGCCGGCCATCTGGGACTGCCGGTGGGCGTGGCCCGGCTGCTGCTGACCGATCTGGCCGAACAGGGACACCTGCTGCGCCGCTCCGAACCCGCCCGCGCCCAGCTCGCTGACCGAGAGACCCTCGAGAAGGTTCTGCATGGACTCGAAACCCTCATCGTCTGA
- a CDS encoding roadblock/LC7 domain-containing protein, whose translation MNADLSWVLNGVLEVRGARHAILVSADGLLMQRSDDISRDEAEKNAAAMSSIQSLCRAVAGFVDGGHGTWKQTLVEYDGGWIFLVAAGSGAYLAVSAALDVDMEAVSFRMQKTVSALREAMSAAPRLNAGADA comes from the coding sequence GTGAATGCCGACCTGTCGTGGGTGCTGAACGGCGTGCTCGAGGTGCGCGGGGCCCGTCATGCGATCCTCGTCTCCGCGGACGGCCTGCTGATGCAGCGCTCCGACGACATCAGCCGTGACGAGGCGGAGAAGAACGCCGCCGCGATGAGCTCCATCCAGTCGCTGTGCCGGGCCGTGGCCGGCTTCGTGGACGGCGGACACGGCACCTGGAAGCAGACGCTGGTCGAGTACGACGGCGGCTGGATCTTCCTGGTCGCCGCGGGCAGCGGGGCCTATCTGGCCGTGTCGGCGGCTCTGGACGTCGACATGGAGGCCGTGTCCTTCCGGATGCAGAAGACCGTGAGCGCGCTGCGCGAGGCGATGAGCGCGGCGCCCCGCCTGAACGCCGGTGCCGACGCATGA
- a CDS encoding ATP-binding protein — MTSFIQDPLLWTLITVIVAATFAVMRARRTNMALRRNNDNLQSNLVAVQGQLRQVQTGYETLTHRHVEDLAEVRADAESATKSVLKSAMGTLQSLAEEQQVLLDNLQKEYGDDSGVLADLMLVDHTSSQFSRRTKGISVLCGGWLGRREESASVYDVARSAQGRIKDFNRVRVNAQVNISITGKAVEPVAVVLAELLDNATKYSAPQSPVEINIQAVPTGVCLVVDDAGVGMSQETKARAAVLLSPEGAVDITGLGDPPKFGFAVCGMLAARYGFSVSVDSVSPYGGVRAVIRVPEGLLTTDAPQPAAHHDDRETEDEQPVRRRAAVPATGPTLVVGTTPGGLPRRRRRNRAVSVVPQPDQAAPAPVPADRENTSEVTASRIGAFARGTHLGRVSNNTEGTQNQ, encoded by the coding sequence ATGACGTCATTCATCCAGGATCCACTGCTGTGGACCCTGATCACCGTGATCGTCGCTGCGACCTTCGCAGTGATGCGCGCCCGGAGAACCAACATGGCTCTCCGCCGCAACAACGACAACCTTCAGAGCAACCTGGTGGCCGTACAGGGCCAGCTCCGCCAGGTGCAGACGGGCTACGAAACCCTCACCCACCGGCATGTGGAGGACCTCGCCGAGGTCCGGGCGGACGCGGAGTCGGCCACCAAGTCCGTCCTCAAGTCGGCGATGGGCACCCTGCAGTCCCTCGCCGAGGAGCAGCAGGTGCTCCTGGACAACCTGCAGAAGGAGTACGGCGACGACTCCGGCGTGCTGGCCGACCTGATGCTGGTCGACCACACCAGCAGCCAGTTCAGCCGCCGCACCAAGGGCATCTCGGTGCTCTGCGGCGGATGGCTCGGGCGGCGCGAGGAGAGCGCCTCCGTGTACGACGTCGCCCGCAGCGCCCAGGGCCGGATCAAGGACTTCAACCGGGTCCGGGTCAACGCCCAGGTGAACATCTCCATCACCGGCAAGGCCGTCGAGCCGGTCGCCGTCGTCCTCGCCGAGCTGCTGGACAACGCGACCAAGTACAGCGCGCCCCAGTCTCCGGTGGAGATCAACATCCAGGCCGTGCCGACCGGCGTGTGCCTGGTGGTCGACGACGCCGGTGTCGGCATGAGCCAGGAGACCAAGGCCCGGGCCGCGGTCCTGCTCTCGCCCGAGGGCGCCGTCGACATCACCGGGCTCGGCGACCCGCCCAAGTTCGGCTTCGCCGTCTGCGGGATGCTCGCCGCCCGCTACGGATTCTCGGTGTCCGTCGACTCGGTCTCCCCCTACGGCGGAGTCCGCGCCGTGATCCGTGTGCCGGAGGGCCTCTTGACCACTGACGCCCCTCAGCCCGCCGCCCACCACGACGACCGTGAGACCGAGGACGAGCAGCCCGTACGGCGCCGGGCCGCGGTGCCCGCCACCGGCCCGACGCTCGTCGTCGGCACGACGCCCGGTGGCCTGCCCCGCCGCCGGCGCCGCAACCGGGCCGTCTCGGTGGTTCCCCAGCCCGACCAGGCGGCACCCGCCCCGGTGCCCGCCGACCGGGAGAACACCAGCGAAGTGACGGCGTCGCGAATCGGCGCGTTCGCCCGCGGAACGCACCTCGGCCGCGTCTCGAACAACACGGAAGGAACCCAGAACCAGTGA
- the galK gene encoding galactokinase, which translates to MSEAVAGAVAERFEELYGAGPQGVWAAPGRVNLIGEHTDYNDGFVMPFALPHIAVAAVSRRDDGVLRLHSADIEAGVAELRLDDLVPGADRDWTAYPAGVVWALREAGHPVTGADVHLTSTVPSGAGLSSSAALEVVVALALNDLYELGLKRWQLARLCQRAENVYVGAPTGIMDQTASACCETGHALFLDTRDLSQKQIPFDLATEGMRLLVVDTQVKHAHSDGEYGKRRAGCEQGAALLGVDALRDIPYGELDAALARLGDEEEVRRLVRHVVTEDERVERVVSLLESGDTRAIGPVLVAGHASLRDDFRISCPELDLVVDTALAAGALGARMTGGGFGGSAIVLAEAADVDTITKAVQEAFAAADFTAPRVFEAVPSAGARRLS; encoded by the coding sequence ATGAGCGAGGCTGTCGCAGGGGCTGTCGCCGAGCGGTTCGAGGAGCTGTACGGGGCCGGTCCGCAGGGGGTGTGGGCGGCGCCGGGCCGGGTCAACCTCATCGGCGAGCACACCGACTACAACGACGGCTTCGTGATGCCGTTCGCCCTGCCGCACATCGCCGTCGCGGCGGTGTCCCGGCGGGACGACGGCGTGCTGCGGCTGCACTCGGCGGACATCGAGGCCGGCGTCGCCGAGCTGCGGCTGGACGACCTGGTCCCGGGGGCGGACCGAGACTGGACGGCGTACCCGGCCGGTGTGGTCTGGGCGCTGCGCGAGGCGGGCCACCCGGTCACCGGCGCCGACGTCCACCTGACCTCGACCGTGCCGTCCGGCGCGGGCCTGTCCTCGTCGGCGGCGCTGGAGGTCGTGGTCGCCCTCGCCCTCAACGACCTGTACGAACTCGGCCTCAAGCGCTGGCAGTTGGCCCGCCTGTGCCAGCGCGCGGAGAACGTGTACGTCGGCGCCCCGACCGGCATCATGGACCAGACCGCGTCGGCGTGCTGCGAGACGGGCCACGCCCTGTTCCTCGACACCCGCGACCTGTCCCAGAAGCAGATCCCCTTCGACCTGGCCACCGAGGGCATGCGCCTGCTGGTCGTCGACACCCAGGTCAAGCACGCCCACAGCGACGGCGAGTACGGCAAGCGCCGGGCCGGCTGCGAGCAGGGCGCGGCCCTGCTGGGCGTGGACGCCCTGCGGGACATCCCCTACGGCGAGCTGGACGCGGCGCTGGCCCGGCTCGGGGACGAGGAGGAGGTGCGCCGCCTGGTGCGCCACGTCGTCACGGAGGACGAGCGGGTCGAGCGGGTCGTGTCCCTGCTGGAGTCCGGCGACACGCGGGCCATCGGCCCGGTGCTGGTCGCGGGGCACGCCTCCCTGCGCGACGACTTCCGCATCTCCTGCCCGGAGCTGGACCTGGTCGTCGACACCGCCCTCGCCGCCGGCGCCCTCGGCGCGCGGATGACCGGCGGCGGCTTCGGCGGCTCGGCGATCGTCCTCGCGGAGGCCGCCGACGTCGACACGATCACCAAGGCGGTCCAGGAGGCCTTCGCCGCCGCGGACTTCACCGCGCCGCGGGTGTTCGAGGCGGTGCCCTCGGCGGGAGCGCGCCGGCTGAGCTGA
- the galE gene encoding UDP-glucose 4-epimerase GalE — translation MSGKYLVTGGAGYVGSVVAQHLLEAGHEVVVLDNLSTGFREGVPAGASFVEGDIRDAAKWLDSSFDAVLHFAASSQVGESVVKPEKYWENNVGGSMALLGAMREAGVRRLVFSSTAATYGEPAEVPITESAPTRPTNPYGATKLAVDHMITSEAAAHGLGAVSLRYFNVAGAYGAHGERHDPESHLIPLVLQVAQGRRDAISVYGDDYPTPDGTCVRDYIHVADLAEAHLLAVRAATSGEHLICNLGNGNGFSVREVIETVRQVTGHPIPEVVAPRRGGDPAVLVASAATAREKLGWNPSRADLAGIVADAWDFAQRRAK, via the coding sequence ATGAGCGGTAAGTACCTGGTCACGGGTGGTGCGGGATACGTCGGCAGCGTGGTCGCCCAGCATCTGCTGGAGGCGGGGCACGAGGTCGTCGTCCTCGACAACCTCTCCACCGGCTTCCGCGAGGGGGTCCCGGCGGGCGCCTCCTTCGTGGAGGGCGACATCCGTGACGCCGCCAAGTGGCTGGACTCCTCCTTCGACGCCGTCCTGCACTTCGCCGCCTCCTCCCAGGTCGGCGAGTCGGTCGTGAAGCCCGAGAAGTACTGGGAGAACAACGTCGGCGGCAGCATGGCCCTGCTCGGCGCCATGCGCGAGGCGGGCGTGCGCAGGCTCGTGTTCTCCTCCACGGCCGCCACCTACGGCGAGCCCGCCGAGGTCCCGATCACCGAGTCGGCGCCGACCCGGCCCACCAACCCCTACGGCGCCACCAAGCTCGCGGTCGACCACATGATCACCAGTGAGGCGGCGGCCCACGGACTCGGTGCCGTGTCGCTGCGCTACTTCAACGTGGCGGGCGCGTACGGCGCGCACGGCGAGCGGCACGACCCCGAGTCGCACCTCATCCCGCTCGTCCTCCAGGTCGCGCAGGGCAGGCGGGACGCGATCTCGGTCTACGGCGACGACTACCCGACGCCGGACGGCACCTGCGTGCGCGACTACATCCACGTGGCGGACCTGGCCGAGGCCCACCTGCTCGCGGTGCGGGCCGCCACCTCCGGCGAGCACCTCATCTGCAACCTCGGCAACGGCAACGGGTTCTCCGTCCGCGAGGTCATCGAGACGGTCCGGCAGGTCACCGGCCACCCGATCCCCGAGGTCGTGGCCCCCCGCCGGGGCGGCGACCCGGCGGTCCTGGTGGCGTCGGCCGCCACCGCCCGCGAGAAGCTGGGCTGGAACCCGTCCCGCGCGGACCTCGCGGGGATCGTCGCGGACGCGTGGGACTTCGCGCAGCGGCGGGCCAAGTAG
- the galT gene encoding galactose-1-phosphate uridylyltransferase codes for MKKTSTRLADGRELIYYDLRDDTVRDAVDRRPLERTVTTSEIRRDPLLGDSVAIASHRQGRIYHPPADECPLCPSQGERLSEIPDSSYDVVVFENRFPSLAGDSGRCEVVCFTSDHNASFADLTEEQARLVLEAWTDRTSELSHLPSVEQVFCFENRGAEIGVTLGHPHGQIYAYPFTTPRTALMLRSVAAHKEATGGENLFDAVLEEELAGERVVLETEHWVAFVPYSAHWPYEVHLYPRRRVPDLLGLEEGARTEFPQVYLELLKRFDRIFDGPGGEKDGAGEPQTPYIAAWHQAPFGALEEFDGVSRDDFALHLELFTIRRTSGKLKFLAGSESGMNVFINDIRPEAAAERLREVASS; via the coding sequence GTGAAGAAGACCTCGACCCGGCTGGCGGACGGCCGCGAGCTCATCTACTACGACCTGCGGGACGACACCGTGCGGGACGCGGTCGACCGCCGCCCGCTGGAGCGGACCGTCACCACGTCCGAGATCCGGCGCGACCCCCTGCTCGGGGACTCCGTCGCCATCGCCTCGCACCGGCAGGGGCGCATCTACCACCCGCCGGCCGACGAGTGCCCCCTGTGCCCCTCCCAGGGCGAGCGGCTGAGCGAGATCCCGGACTCGTCGTACGACGTCGTGGTCTTCGAGAACCGTTTCCCCTCGCTGGCCGGGGACTCCGGCCGCTGCGAGGTCGTCTGCTTCACCTCCGACCACAACGCGTCCTTCGCCGATCTGACCGAGGAGCAGGCGCGGCTGGTCCTGGAGGCGTGGACCGACCGGACCTCGGAGCTGTCCCATCTGCCCTCCGTGGAGCAGGTGTTCTGTTTCGAGAACCGCGGTGCCGAGATCGGCGTGACGCTGGGTCACCCGCACGGGCAGATCTACGCCTACCCCTTCACCACGCCGCGCACCGCGCTGATGCTGCGCTCGGTGGCGGCGCACAAGGAGGCGACCGGCGGGGAGAACCTCTTCGACGCCGTCCTGGAGGAGGAACTCGCCGGCGAGCGGGTCGTCCTGGAGACCGAGCACTGGGTCGCCTTCGTGCCGTACTCCGCGCACTGGCCCTACGAGGTGCACCTGTACCCCAGGCGCCGGGTGCCGGACCTGCTCGGCCTGGAGGAGGGCGCGCGCACAGAGTTCCCCCAGGTCTATCTGGAACTCCTCAAGCGCTTCGACCGGATCTTCGACGGACCGGGGGGCGAGAAGGACGGGGCGGGCGAGCCCCAGACGCCGTACATCGCGGCCTGGCACCAGGCCCCGTTCGGCGCGCTGGAGGAGTTCGACGGCGTCAGCCGTGACGACTTCGCGCTGCACCTGGAGCTTTTCACCATCCGCCGTACGTCCGGCAAGCTGAAGTTCCTCGCGGGTTCCGAGTCCGGCATGAACGTGTTCATCAACGACATCCGGCCGGAGGCCGCGGCCGAGCGACTGCGAGAGGTAGCCAGTTCATGA
- a CDS encoding sodium:solute symporter family protein codes for MQTPTHLAAELRLPTNWLDYTILGIYFVVVLGIGFAARRSVKTSLDFFLSGRSLPAWVTGLAFIAANLGATEILGMAANSAQYGVYTTHWYWIGAIPAMVFLGLVMMPFYYGSKVRSVPEFLLLRFDRAAHLLSSILFAFAAILIAGVNLYALAIVVEALLGWPEWVAIVVAGAFVLAYITLGGLSSAIYNEVLQFFVILAALIPITVLGLKAVGGWDGLSDSLTETRGADFMTSWGGTGIGSENPLGANWLTIVLGLGFVLSFGYWTTNFAEVQRALSAKNLSAAQRTPLIAAFPKIFIVFLVMIPGLVAAVLVPKIGTPDSDLQYNDAIPYLMQSLLPNGVLGIAVTGLLAAFMAGMAANISSFNTVFTTDIWAKYVVKGREDTYYVRFGRLITAIGVVASIGTAFLASSFSNIMSYLQTLFSFFNVPMFVVFIIGMFWKRASMKSGFWGLLAGTTAAMVNYFWIYKQGIVDIPSDQGANFVSAIAGFVAGAVVMIAVSLFTAPKPTEELQGLVYGTTSPGMSEPPAAGDDAWYRKPALLGWGAVILAAACYIPFSF; via the coding sequence ATGCAGACCCCCACACATCTGGCAGCCGAGCTGCGGCTCCCCACGAACTGGCTCGACTACACGATCCTCGGCATCTACTTCGTCGTCGTCCTCGGCATCGGCTTCGCCGCCCGCCGTTCGGTGAAGACCAGCCTCGACTTCTTCCTCTCCGGCCGCTCCCTGCCGGCCTGGGTCACCGGTCTCGCGTTCATCGCCGCCAACCTGGGCGCCACCGAGATCCTCGGCATGGCGGCCAACAGCGCGCAGTACGGCGTGTACACCACACACTGGTACTGGATCGGCGCCATCCCGGCCATGGTCTTCCTCGGCCTGGTGATGATGCCCTTCTACTACGGCAGCAAGGTCCGCTCGGTCCCCGAGTTCCTCCTGCTGCGCTTCGACAGGGCGGCACACCTGCTGAGTTCGATCCTGTTCGCCTTCGCCGCCATCCTGATCGCGGGCGTCAACCTGTACGCCCTCGCCATCGTCGTCGAGGCGCTGCTCGGCTGGCCGGAATGGGTCGCGATCGTGGTCGCCGGCGCCTTCGTCCTGGCGTACATCACCCTGGGCGGCCTCTCCTCCGCGATCTACAACGAGGTTCTCCAGTTCTTCGTGATCCTGGCGGCCCTCATCCCGATCACCGTCCTCGGCCTGAAGGCGGTCGGCGGCTGGGACGGCCTGTCCGACTCCCTGACCGAGACCCGCGGCGCCGACTTCATGACCTCCTGGGGCGGCACCGGCATCGGCAGCGAGAACCCCCTGGGCGCCAACTGGCTCACCATCGTCCTGGGCCTCGGCTTCGTCCTGTCCTTCGGCTACTGGACGACGAACTTCGCCGAGGTGCAGCGGGCCCTGTCCGCGAAGAACCTCTCGGCGGCGCAGCGCACCCCCCTCATCGCCGCGTTTCCGAAGATCTTCATCGTCTTCCTGGTGATGATCCCCGGCCTGGTCGCCGCCGTCCTGGTCCCGAAGATCGGTACGCCCGACTCGGACCTCCAGTACAACGACGCGATCCCGTACCTGATGCAGTCGCTGCTTCCCAACGGCGTCCTGGGCATCGCCGTGACCGGTCTGCTCGCCGCCTTCATGGCGGGCATGGCGGCCAACATCTCGTCCTTCAACACGGTGTTCACGACCGACATCTGGGCGAAGTACGTGGTCAAGGGCCGGGAGGACACCTACTACGTCCGCTTCGGCCGCCTGATCACCGCGATCGGCGTCGTCGCGTCGATCGGCACGGCGTTCCTGGCGTCGTCGTTCTCGAACATCATGAGCTACCTCCAGACGCTGTTCTCCTTCTTCAACGTCCCGATGTTCGTCGTCTTCATCATCGGCATGTTCTGGAAGCGCGCGTCCATGAAGTCCGGTTTCTGGGGCCTGCTCGCGGGCACCACGGCGGCGATGGTGAACTACTTCTGGATCTACAAGCAGGGCATCGTCGACATCCCCTCCGACCAGGGCGCCAACTTCGTCTCCGCGATCGCCGGGTTCGTGGCCGGCGCGGTCGTCATGATCGCCGTGTCCCTCTTCACGGCACCGAAGCCGACCGAGGAGCTCCAGGGCCTCGTCTACGGCACCACGTCCCCCGGCATGTCCGAGCCGCCCGCCGCCGGCGACGACGCCTGGTACCGCAAGCCGGCCCTGCTGGGCTGGGGCGCGGTGATCCTGGCGGCCGCCTGCTACATCCCGTTCTCGTTCTGA
- a CDS encoding response regulator transcription factor: protein MGVRLMVVDDHRLLAEALASALKLRGHRVLAAAAPAAGAADLVISRAPEVCLLGTATPAEPGMFDPVVRIKRERPQVAVLVLGPVPSPRGIAAAFAAGASGYVRHDERIEGVERAIMKARAGEAAVAPQLLQGAFSELLNPVAQPDDEGQRLLQMLTPREVEVLVRVAEGEDTRLIAAGMGIAPSTARTHVQRVLMKLGVGSRLEAAALAARTGLLDRAAPFAREPCEPREPNQPHPSDH from the coding sequence ATGGGAGTGCGGCTCATGGTGGTCGACGACCACCGTCTGCTCGCCGAGGCCTTGGCCTCGGCGCTGAAGCTGCGGGGGCACCGGGTGCTCGCCGCGGCGGCGCCCGCCGCGGGTGCGGCGGACCTGGTGATCAGCCGGGCGCCGGAGGTGTGCCTGCTGGGGACGGCCACGCCGGCCGAGCCCGGGATGTTCGATCCGGTGGTGCGGATCAAGCGGGAACGGCCGCAGGTCGCGGTGCTGGTGCTGGGACCGGTGCCGAGTCCCCGGGGGATCGCGGCGGCGTTCGCGGCGGGGGCGTCGGGGTACGTGCGGCACGACGAGCGGATCGAGGGCGTCGAGCGGGCGATCATGAAGGCGCGGGCGGGGGAGGCGGCGGTCGCGCCGCAGCTGCTGCAAGGAGCGTTCAGTGAGCTGCTCAACCCGGTGGCCCAGCCGGACGACGAGGGTCAGCGCCTGCTCCAGATGCTCACACCGAGGGAGGTGGAGGTCCTCGTCCGGGTCGCGGAAGGCGAGGACACCCGGCTGATCGCGGCCGGGATGGGCATCGCCCCGTCCACCGCCCGCACCCACGTCCAGCGGGTCCTGATGAAGCTGGGGGTGGGGTCGCGTCTCGAGGCGGCGGCGCTGGCGGCCCGCACGGGACTGCTGGACCGTGCGGCACCCTTCGCGCGCGAACCCTGCGAACCGCGGGAACCGAACCAACCGCACCCGTCGGATCACTGA
- a CDS encoding PQQ-binding-like beta-propeller repeat protein, which produces MTQPPPPPPNQPPPQGGFGPPQDQPQQQPPPAPQPGQPPQAPPAAPPVPPGGQGQPGYGYPQQPQQPQPPQAPPGYGYPQTPQSPQAAPGYGQPGQAPPPYGQQAPSPYGQPHPYGQPNPYGQQPGYGYPQTNMPLHPQPGGGGGRKVNAQLAIIVAAVVAIALIVGGGVWYASSSGDDSGKKDDTAGSGGGTGGGDDKGGTGGTTGKGAERVPADPSAQVLFQVPQPEVAKDTTISVAGSWLTDKVYAKSGIAEIVGRDLDKGSELWKIKLPGPVCQASRHATEDNLTAVVYQPAMPTKDRTAGCSQVAAIDLAAGKKLWTKTATTGDQPINFDNVTVSATTVAAGSTSGGAAWDLSSGKELWAPKATDTCYDAGYGGGEKLVAVRKCGQYGRRQLHIQTIDPKSGKVISEYKMAQGIEYASVVSTEPLLVAADVGDSAQDASGISDFFSIDNKTGQLRTRISAPGDQYAAECEGITEIEACSSLAVGNGRLYLPTEEHDGTAEYSDTNEIVALDLATGKTTGQRVDAGDDYVFTPLRMDGPNLIAYKRGPYDKGGQVVSIDGGTFKETKLLENPSSKPVLDVERSMLPNNAEILYGQGRLFMSDVYASDLGATSGEVEYLVIAFGAK; this is translated from the coding sequence ATGACCCAGCCGCCCCCTCCGCCGCCCAACCAGCCCCCGCCGCAAGGAGGCTTCGGCCCGCCGCAGGACCAGCCGCAGCAGCAACCTCCGCCGGCCCCGCAGCCAGGGCAGCCGCCGCAGGCACCGCCGGCCGCTCCGCCGGTGCCGCCCGGTGGGCAGGGACAGCCCGGGTACGGCTATCCCCAGCAGCCCCAGCAGCCCCAGCCGCCGCAGGCACCTCCCGGGTACGGCTACCCGCAGACGCCCCAGTCGCCGCAGGCAGCCCCCGGCTACGGCCAGCCCGGCCAGGCCCCGCCTCCGTACGGCCAGCAGGCGCCCTCGCCGTACGGGCAGCCGCATCCCTACGGGCAGCCGAACCCGTACGGGCAGCAGCCCGGTTACGGCTATCCGCAGACGAACATGCCGCTGCACCCGCAGCCGGGAGGCGGTGGCGGGCGGAAGGTCAACGCGCAGCTGGCCATCATCGTGGCGGCGGTCGTGGCGATCGCGCTGATCGTCGGCGGCGGTGTCTGGTACGCGTCCTCGTCCGGTGACGACAGCGGCAAGAAGGACGACACCGCCGGCAGCGGCGGCGGCACCGGCGGCGGGGACGACAAGGGCGGCACCGGCGGCACCACGGGCAAGGGCGCGGAACGGGTGCCCGCCGACCCGTCCGCCCAGGTCCTCTTCCAGGTTCCGCAGCCCGAGGTCGCCAAGGACACGACCATCTCGGTCGCCGGCTCCTGGCTCACCGACAAGGTGTACGCCAAGAGCGGCATCGCCGAGATCGTCGGCCGCGACCTCGACAAGGGCAGCGAGCTGTGGAAGATCAAGCTCCCCGGCCCGGTGTGCCAGGCCAGCCGGCACGCCACCGAGGACAACCTCACGGCCGTCGTCTACCAGCCCGCGATGCCGACGAAGGACCGCACCGCCGGTTGCAGCCAGGTCGCGGCGATCGACCTCGCCGCGGGCAAGAAGCTGTGGACGAAGACGGCCACGACCGGTGACCAGCCGATCAACTTCGACAACGTCACCGTCAGCGCGACCACCGTCGCCGCGGGCAGCACCAGCGGCGGCGCCGCCTGGGACCTGTCCTCCGGCAAGGAACTGTGGGCTCCGAAGGCGACCGACACCTGCTACGACGCGGGATACGGCGGCGGCGAGAAGCTGGTCGCCGTCCGCAAGTGCGGTCAGTACGGCCGGCGTCAGCTGCACATCCAGACCATCGACCCGAAGTCCGGCAAGGTGATCTCCGAGTACAAGATGGCCCAGGGCATCGAGTACGCCAGCGTGGTGTCCACCGAGCCGCTGCTCGTGGCCGCCGACGTCGGGGACTCCGCACAGGACGCCAGCGGCATTTCGGACTTCTTCTCCATCGACAACAAGACGGGCCAGCTGCGCACCCGTATCTCCGCGCCGGGCGACCAGTACGCCGCGGAGTGCGAGGGCATCACCGAGATCGAGGCCTGTTCGAGCCTGGCGGTCGGCAACGGCCGGCTCTACCTGCCGACCGAGGAGCACGACGGCACCGCCGAGTACAGCGACACCAACGAGATCGTCGCGCTCGACCTGGCCACCGGGAAGACGACCGGCCAGCGGGTCGACGCGGGCGACGACTACGTCTTCACCCCGCTGCGGATGGACGGCCCCAACCTGATCGCGTACAAGCGCGGGCCCTACGACAAGGGCGGTCAGGTCGTGTCCATCGACGGCGGCACCTTCAAGGAGACCAAGCTCCTGGAGAACCCCTCCTCGAAGCCGGTGCTGGACGTGGAGCGGAGCATGCTGCCCAACAACGCGGAGATCCTCTACGGGCAGGGCCGCCTGTTCATGTCGGACGTCTACGCGAGCGATCTGGGCGCCACCAGTGGCGAGGTGGAGTATCTGGTGATCGCTTTCGGCGCCAAGTGA